From Thermoflavifilum aggregans, a single genomic window includes:
- a CDS encoding endo-1,4-beta-xylanase, with translation MKENKNIHQFICLCMMVVVFALPPSRTLKSLSPIPVGVAIGYAPMIFDSTYRNIVLQQFSQVTFEYALKNGAVVQPNGRFDFHQADSLVAICMQAGLQIYGHTLCWYQNNSPYMHQLAHDSAALEQFLRNYIFTVMHRYPQIKAWDVVNEAVDDSTGALRVAGPVKLGYFYWGKYLGPHYVERAFQYAHEANPHAELFYNDYDLECNPRKLQGVLQLIRTLRAHHIPITGIGTQMHISILTPDSGIDRMFQALAATGLQVRISELDIRINPHHQPSFRPTPELLQQQAAKAAYVIRAYFRYVPPAQRHDITFWNVGDRDSWIVRALHEQDAPALYDTAYHPKPMYDSVYQALQEAHKASAFRYKQLPVSSAYP, from the coding sequence ATGAAAGAAAACAAGAACATCCATCAGTTTATATGTCTGTGTATGATGGTGGTGGTATTTGCTTTGCCTCCTTCTCGTACACTAAAATCCCTTTCACCCATACCCGTGGGTGTAGCTATCGGATATGCACCCATGATTTTTGATTCCACATATCGCAATATCGTTTTGCAACAGTTCAGCCAGGTTACTTTTGAATATGCTTTGAAAAATGGTGCCGTTGTACAACCAAACGGACGATTTGATTTTCATCAGGCTGATTCGCTCGTAGCCATCTGTATGCAGGCAGGCTTGCAGATATACGGTCATACCTTATGCTGGTATCAAAACAATTCGCCGTACATGCATCAGTTGGCACATGATTCAGCAGCCCTGGAACAGTTTCTCCGGAATTACATTTTTACCGTGATGCACAGATATCCGCAAATAAAAGCCTGGGATGTGGTGAATGAAGCTGTGGATGACAGCACAGGCGCGTTGCGGGTGGCCGGCCCGGTAAAGCTGGGTTATTTTTACTGGGGCAAATATCTGGGTCCGCATTATGTGGAAAGAGCCTTTCAGTATGCACATGAAGCAAATCCGCATGCAGAGCTGTTTTACAACGATTATGATCTCGAATGCAATCCGCGCAAACTGCAGGGCGTATTACAACTCATCCGCACCCTGCGTGCGCATCATATTCCCATCACGGGCATAGGTACTCAGATGCACATCAGCATACTCACGCCCGACAGTGGTATTGATCGCATGTTTCAAGCACTGGCAGCTACGGGATTGCAGGTGCGTATATCGGAGCTTGATATTCGCATCAATCCCCATCATCAGCCTTCCTTCCGGCCTACACCCGAATTGTTGCAACAACAGGCAGCCAAAGCTGCTTATGTAATTCGTGCGTATTTCCGCTATGTGCCGCCTGCTCAACGACACGATATCACCTTCTGGAATGTAGGTGATCGGGATAGCTGGATTGTGCGGGCTTTGCACGAACAAGATGCTCCGGCATTGTATGATACCGCTTATCATCCCAAACCTATGTATGATTCCGTTTATCAGGCGTTGCAGGAAGCACATAAGGCTTCTGCTTTCCGATACAAACAACTACCTGTTTCATCGGCTTATCCTTAG
- the xylA gene encoding xylose isomerase yields MQVLTGDKEYFKGISQIRYEGPESDNLLAFHWYDENRVVRGKTMKEHFRFACAYWHSFCNTGADPFGVGTLDFPWNQNPDPIQRAKDKMDAAFEFMTKMNLPFYCFHDVDVVDFTDDIRENERRLQQIVEYAKQKQQASGIQLLWGTANLFSHKRYMNGAATNPDFLVLAHAAAQVKAALDATIYLGGANYVFWGGREGYMSLLNTHMKREREHFAMFLHKARDYARSQGFKGNFFIEPKPCEPTKHQYDYDAATVIGFLREFDLMQDFKLNIEVNHATLAGHTFTHELQVAADAGLLGSIDANRGDYQNGWDTDQFPNNINELVEAMLVILEAGGLQGGGVNFDAKRRRNSTDPEDLFYAHICGMDAFARALLIADRILEDGRYQAFRRQRYASFDEGLGKAFEQGKVSLEQLRDYAIAQGEPRQTSGRQEWIELLINRFI; encoded by the coding sequence ATGCAAGTATTAACTGGCGACAAAGAGTATTTCAAAGGCATTTCGCAAATCAGGTATGAAGGTCCGGAAAGCGATAATCTGCTGGCCTTTCACTGGTATGATGAAAACCGTGTGGTACGTGGCAAAACCATGAAAGAACATTTTCGCTTTGCCTGTGCTTACTGGCATTCATTCTGCAACACCGGCGCCGATCCTTTTGGCGTGGGCACACTCGATTTTCCCTGGAATCAAAATCCGGATCCTATCCAACGGGCGAAAGATAAAATGGATGCGGCTTTTGAGTTCATGACCAAAATGAATCTGCCTTTTTATTGTTTTCATGATGTAGATGTGGTGGATTTTACGGATGATATCCGGGAAAATGAACGCAGGCTCCAGCAAATCGTGGAATATGCGAAGCAAAAACAGCAGGCCAGCGGCATTCAGCTGTTGTGGGGCACGGCCAATTTGTTTTCTCATAAACGATATATGAACGGAGCCGCTACCAATCCGGATTTTCTTGTACTGGCACATGCAGCTGCTCAGGTGAAAGCTGCACTGGATGCCACGATTTATCTGGGTGGTGCCAATTATGTGTTCTGGGGTGGAAGGGAAGGGTATATGAGTTTGCTCAACACCCATATGAAACGCGAGCGCGAACATTTTGCCATGTTTTTGCACAAAGCCCGTGATTATGCCCGTAGCCAGGGTTTCAAAGGAAATTTTTTTATTGAACCCAAACCCTGTGAACCTACCAAACACCAGTATGATTATGATGCGGCCACGGTGATTGGCTTTTTGCGCGAGTTTGATCTCATGCAGGATTTTAAACTGAATATTGAAGTGAATCATGCCACGCTGGCAGGACACACATTTACGCACGAGCTGCAGGTCGCTGCCGATGCCGGTTTGCTGGGTTCCATTGATGCCAACCGGGGTGATTATCAAAATGGCTGGGATACCGATCAGTTTCCCAACAACATCAACGAGCTGGTGGAAGCCATGCTGGTGATTCTGGAAGCAGGCGGATTGCAGGGCGGCGGCGTGAACTTCGATGCCAAGCGCAGACGGAATTCCACAGATCCGGAAGATTTGTTTTATGCCCATATATGCGGCATGGATGCCTTTGCCCGTGCCTTGCTGATTGCCGATCGGATACTGGAAGATGGGCGCTATCAGGCATTCAGGCGCCAGCGTTACGCTTCGTTCGATGAAGGACTGGGTAAAGCTTTTGAGCAGGGTAAAGTTTCACTCGAACAATTGCGCGATTATGCGATCGCACAGGGTGAGCCGCGGCAGACGAGCGGTCGGCAGGAATGGATCGAACTGCTGATCAATAGATTCATTTAA
- a CDS encoding sialate O-acetylesterase: MPISLIIRRGSLWILWLACWHAGLAQIRLPRIISDGMVLQRNDSARIWGWASPHEQIRLIFLQHTYVTQADAAGHWQIRLIPAPAGGPYAMEIDGNNHITLKDIYIGDVWLCSGQSNMQLPMRRVQPRYAALMAQVHKPEIRQFLVPMQMNFQHPEQDFSSGEWLPANDWTVLDFSATAYFFARALYEKYHVPIGLINASVGGTPIQAWMSRDALRDFPEELATADHYADRHFVDSVLRENRQHAESWMMPAWQHDSGWQHSPPWYESLSSAAMSHWKPTEVPGFWDQSPWKDFYGIVWLKKTFVLSEARLARWKNQHVPVTLWLGRLVDADYTYLNGAFVGNITYQYPPRIYPVAVDLLKPGENEITVRLMHQSGLPWGFVPDKTYALVAGHDTLSLQGEWKYRIGCNMPAMQGQVFVQYQPTGLFNGMIAPLLPYTIRGAVWYQGESNTAHPEEYAVWLKDMIQDWREKWQQGNFPFLIVQLPNYGFPAKDPNAWSGWALVRQAQLQALQLPNTGMAVTIDIGEWNDVHPLDKKDVGERLALAAEKVAFGEHNTSPGPLCVSAVRQNERVVLHFTHIGKGLQAKGKDGWLHEFLIAGADHHFVRAKARMVGPDAVEVWSDEVKHPAEVRYAWSDSPVQPNLYNSEGLPASPFRIEIKP, from the coding sequence ATGCCAATCAGTTTGATCATTCGCCGGGGAAGTTTATGGATTTTGTGGCTGGCTTGTTGGCATGCAGGTCTGGCGCAGATTCGGCTGCCTCGCATCATCAGCGACGGCATGGTTTTGCAGCGCAACGACAGTGCCCGCATCTGGGGCTGGGCCTCGCCACACGAACAAATCCGGCTGATCTTTCTGCAGCATACCTACGTTACACAGGCCGATGCTGCTGGCCACTGGCAGATTCGCCTGATACCAGCACCGGCCGGTGGCCCTTATGCCATGGAAATTGACGGTAACAACCATATCACCCTGAAAGATATCTACATCGGGGATGTATGGCTTTGCTCCGGCCAATCGAACATGCAGTTACCTATGCGAAGGGTGCAGCCCCGTTATGCTGCTCTGATGGCGCAGGTGCATAAACCCGAAATCCGCCAGTTCCTTGTGCCCATGCAGATGAATTTTCAGCATCCGGAACAGGATTTTTCTTCCGGAGAATGGTTGCCTGCCAACGATTGGACGGTGTTAGATTTCAGTGCCACGGCTTATTTTTTTGCGCGGGCGCTGTATGAAAAATACCATGTGCCCATCGGCCTGATCAACGCCAGCGTAGGCGGCACCCCTATTCAGGCCTGGATGAGCCGCGACGCATTGAGAGATTTTCCGGAGGAATTGGCCACAGCCGATCATTATGCCGACCGGCATTTTGTGGACAGTGTTTTGCGTGAAAACCGGCAGCATGCCGAAAGCTGGATGATGCCCGCCTGGCAGCACGACAGCGGCTGGCAGCATTCGCCGCCCTGGTACGAAAGTTTATCCTCCGCTGCCATGTCGCACTGGAAGCCCACGGAAGTGCCCGGTTTTTGGGACCAGTCTCCATGGAAGGATTTTTATGGCATCGTCTGGCTGAAAAAAACTTTTGTGCTTTCCGAAGCCCGGCTGGCGCGCTGGAAAAATCAGCATGTGCCCGTCACTCTTTGGCTGGGCCGTCTGGTAGATGCCGATTACACCTATCTGAACGGTGCTTTTGTGGGTAATATCACCTACCAGTATCCTCCGCGCATCTATCCCGTGGCTGTGGATCTGCTGAAGCCAGGTGAGAATGAAATCACTGTCAGGCTCATGCATCAGTCGGGCCTGCCTTGGGGTTTTGTGCCGGATAAAACCTATGCTTTAGTGGCCGGCCATGACACCCTTTCTTTACAGGGGGAGTGGAAATATCGCATTGGCTGCAATATGCCTGCAATGCAGGGGCAGGTGTTTGTGCAATATCAGCCAACCGGACTATTCAATGGCATGATAGCTCCGCTGTTGCCCTATACAATCCGCGGTGCTGTGTGGTACCAGGGAGAATCGAACACGGCTCATCCGGAAGAGTATGCTGTGTGGTTGAAAGACATGATTCAGGACTGGCGGGAAAAATGGCAGCAAGGCAATTTTCCGTTCCTGATTGTACAGCTGCCCAATTACGGTTTCCCGGCAAAAGATCCGAATGCATGGAGCGGATGGGCTCTGGTACGGCAAGCCCAGCTTCAAGCTTTGCAGCTGCCCAATACCGGCATGGCGGTGACGATTGATATCGGGGAATGGAATGATGTGCATCCGCTCGATAAAAAAGATGTAGGTGAACGACTCGCACTTGCAGCCGAAAAAGTGGCATTCGGTGAGCATAACACCTCTCCGGGGCCCTTGTGTGTGTCAGCTGTACGACAAAATGAACGGGTGGTATTGCATTTCACCCATATCGGCAAAGGCTTGCAGGCCAAAGGAAAAGACGGGTGGTTGCATGAGTTTCTCATTGCCGGTGCCGATCATCATTTTGTCCGGGCAAAAGCCCGCATGGTAGGCCCCGATGCAGTAGAGGTCTGGAGTGATGAAGTAAAACATCCGGCGGAAGTGCGCTATGCCTGGAGCGATAGCCCGGTTCAGCCCAATCTGTACAACAGTGAGGGGCTACCGGCCTCTCCATTCCGCATAGAAATCAAACCATGA
- a CDS encoding glucuronyl esterase domain-containing protein, translating into MKRFVCRPFWLIFGFTVTCLGVARLHAQQQADTALIRKFREQQQQIYQASARDRQLMLEQLHIDSLRPGYDPNPGSKYPPNTDESRANPYSSLPDPLVCNDGEIVTTPEQWWQKRRPEIIAAFDTCIYGQVPVHTPAVHWQVVEEKRDTQYRIPVYVRQVVGHVDNSLDTAIHVDIQLTLVLPAKVSRPVPVMMEFGFMFPPGFRLPAFMRDSSTPWQQLVLQQGWGYAILNPTSVQEDNGAGLTRGIIGLCNQGRPRKPADWGALRAWAWGASRALDYLETVPQVNARKVGIEGVSRYGKAALVTMAYDQRFAIALIGSSGKGGATLYRRDFGEGMGNLASSAEYHWFCGNFLKYDGPLTASDLPVDAHELIALCAPRPVFISEGSPQVEGNWVDDRGQFMAEVAAGPVYRLLGKKDLGTTEMPPMGTALISGELAFRQHFDGHTDGPNWPWFIQWAHRYLSADGQK; encoded by the coding sequence ATGAAGCGATTTGTTTGTCGGCCTTTCTGGCTCATTTTCGGATTCACGGTGACTTGCCTGGGTGTCGCCCGGCTGCATGCCCAGCAGCAGGCCGATACGGCGCTGATAAGAAAATTCCGCGAACAGCAGCAACAGATCTATCAGGCTTCAGCCCGCGATCGCCAGCTCATGCTCGAGCAGCTGCATATTGATTCCTTGCGCCCGGGTTACGATCCCAATCCAGGTTCGAAGTATCCACCCAATACCGACGAATCCCGGGCCAATCCTTATTCTTCTTTGCCGGATCCCCTGGTATGCAACGATGGGGAGATTGTGACCACGCCTGAGCAATGGTGGCAAAAGCGTCGCCCCGAAATCATCGCCGCTTTTGATACCTGTATTTACGGTCAGGTGCCCGTACATACGCCGGCCGTACACTGGCAGGTAGTGGAAGAAAAGCGTGATACCCAGTACCGGATTCCGGTGTATGTCAGACAGGTGGTGGGGCATGTAGACAATAGCCTGGATACGGCGATTCACGTAGATATTCAGCTGACACTGGTATTGCCGGCAAAAGTTTCCCGTCCGGTGCCGGTGATGATGGAGTTCGGGTTTATGTTTCCACCCGGATTTCGTTTGCCTGCATTTATGCGCGACAGTTCCACACCCTGGCAGCAGCTGGTGTTGCAGCAGGGCTGGGGATATGCGATTCTGAATCCCACTTCGGTGCAAGAAGATAACGGTGCCGGACTAACCCGGGGCATCATCGGCTTGTGCAACCAGGGCAGGCCCCGCAAGCCTGCTGACTGGGGCGCTTTGCGTGCCTGGGCTTGGGGAGCCAGCCGGGCACTCGATTACTTGGAAACCGTGCCGCAGGTGAATGCCCGGAAGGTGGGTATAGAAGGTGTTTCGCGTTATGGCAAGGCCGCCTTGGTGACCATGGCTTATGATCAACGTTTTGCCATTGCCCTGATCGGCTCTTCCGGCAAAGGTGGGGCCACCCTCTATCGCCGCGATTTCGGCGAGGGCATGGGTAATCTGGCCAGCAGCGCGGAATACCATTGGTTTTGCGGCAATTTCCTGAAGTACGACGGTCCGCTCACAGCCAGCGATTTGCCTGTGGATGCACATGAACTCATCGCCTTGTGTGCGCCCCGGCCGGTTTTCATCAGCGAAGGTTCGCCGCAGGTGGAAGGTAATTGGGTGGATGATCGTGGACAGTTTATGGCTGAAGTGGCCGCCGGACCCGTGTATCGCCTGCTGGGCAAAAAAGACCTGGGCACAACGGAAATGCCTCCTATGGGCACAGCGCTGATCAGCGGTGAACTGGCCTTCCGCCAACATTTCGACGGCCATACGGATGGTCCGAACTGGCCCTGGTTTATCCAATGGGCACACAGGTATCTCTCTGCCGATGGGCAGAAATAA
- a CDS encoding glycosyl hydrolase 115 family protein, with protein sequence MKKVLFLAGCLGLIKIWPACAQMQVSHVPTHGAFPLVSEKQAAVICVDPQDEGLVQKVAGFFQQDLERVTGKQAVIAHQPRGKFVVIIGTIGKSAWIHTLVQRHVFDTVDLSGKWETFKIQLIRRPIPGVEQALVIAGSDRRGVAYGVFTISRQMGVSPWYWWADVPVKRQPNLFISLSHPVMDYPRVKYRGIFLNDEAPALSGWVKEKYGGFNHLFYEKVFELILRLRGNYLWPAMWGSAFNLDDTLNPILANEYGIVMGTSHHEPMMRAQQEWIRLGHGPWDYQTNDSVLRAFWREGIEHMDHHESIVTIGMRGNGDMPMSDTANIALLERIVHDQRQIIAEVTGKPASETPQDWALYKEVQEYYDRGMRVPDDVTLLFSDDNWGNIRRLPELKDSSRPGGFGVYYHFDYVGDPRNYKWLNTNQVERVWEQMHLAYAWHARRIWIVNVGDLKPMELPISFFLDYAWNPDLWPASRLPDYYRQWAAEQFNDSLAAPVAYFLAQYTKFNARRKPELLTPFTYSLTHYDEAERVVQAYQQLADSAQHVYDRLDSMYRDAYYQLVLYPILACANLNELYVTVGKNRLYALQGRAITNSLADKAHALYERDSLLSFTYNHVIAHGKWNHMMDQSHIGYIYWQEPGRNFMPITATLQLPDRAEMGVDVAGGPSYDPHDQQTLFQLPICSPFQTDTPLYVDIYNKGLQPFHVQLHATAPWIQLSATKADITSQQQIQVRVNWQQAPQGWDTSWIHILASTHQAVHIRLITFHPDTALLQHRQGFIESNGYVSIEAPHATRIVNDAEVHWIEIPNLGRTSSAMTIMPVTASPVSADDAHAHLEYNMLLFDTGKAKVTVYLSPTLPFHKKGLRYAIAFDDDTPQIVNMNADDSDQTWAKHVSDNINMQITIHYIHQPGWHTLKCWVVDPGVVLQKIVVDMGGEQSSYLGPPESYRYP encoded by the coding sequence ATGAAAAAAGTATTGTTTTTAGCCGGGTGTTTGGGATTGATAAAAATATGGCCTGCATGCGCCCAGATGCAGGTGAGTCATGTGCCCACGCATGGTGCTTTTCCGCTGGTGTCTGAAAAACAGGCCGCCGTGATTTGCGTTGACCCGCAGGATGAAGGACTGGTGCAAAAAGTGGCCGGGTTCTTTCAGCAGGATCTGGAACGAGTCACCGGCAAACAGGCGGTCATAGCCCATCAGCCACGAGGCAAATTTGTGGTCATCATCGGCACCATCGGGAAATCTGCCTGGATTCATACCCTTGTACAACGCCATGTGTTTGATACCGTTGATCTTTCCGGCAAATGGGAAACGTTTAAAATCCAGCTCATCCGTCGTCCAATACCCGGTGTTGAACAAGCGCTGGTCATTGCCGGCAGTGACCGGAGGGGAGTTGCGTATGGTGTATTTACCATTTCACGGCAGATGGGCGTTTCGCCATGGTACTGGTGGGCCGATGTGCCGGTAAAACGCCAGCCGAACTTGTTTATCAGCCTCTCGCATCCGGTAATGGATTATCCGCGGGTGAAATACCGGGGGATTTTTTTGAATGATGAAGCGCCTGCTTTATCCGGATGGGTAAAAGAAAAATACGGCGGATTCAATCATCTGTTTTACGAAAAAGTGTTTGAACTCATCCTGCGTTTGCGGGGAAATTATCTCTGGCCGGCCATGTGGGGCAGTGCTTTCAATCTCGATGATACGCTGAATCCCATCCTGGCCAATGAATACGGTATTGTCATGGGTACATCCCATCACGAGCCCATGATGCGGGCTCAGCAGGAATGGATCCGGCTGGGGCACGGGCCCTGGGATTATCAAACCAACGACAGCGTGTTAAGGGCATTCTGGCGAGAAGGCATTGAACACATGGATCATCATGAAAGTATTGTTACCATTGGCATGCGGGGTAATGGCGATATGCCCATGAGCGATACGGCCAATATTGCCCTGCTGGAACGGATTGTGCACGACCAGCGGCAGATTATTGCCGAAGTTACCGGCAAACCCGCATCGGAAACGCCGCAGGACTGGGCATTGTACAAGGAGGTGCAGGAATATTACGACCGCGGCATGCGTGTACCCGACGATGTGACTCTTTTGTTTTCGGATGATAACTGGGGCAATATCCGCCGTTTGCCTGAATTAAAAGACAGCAGCAGGCCGGGCGGCTTTGGTGTGTACTATCATTTTGATTATGTGGGTGATCCGCGCAATTACAAATGGCTCAACACCAACCAGGTTGAACGCGTGTGGGAACAAATGCATCTGGCTTATGCTTGGCATGCCCGCCGCATCTGGATTGTGAACGTGGGCGACCTGAAACCCATGGAATTACCCATCAGCTTTTTCCTCGATTATGCCTGGAATCCTGACCTGTGGCCGGCTTCCCGCTTGCCCGATTACTACCGGCAATGGGCAGCCGAACAGTTTAATGACAGCTTGGCCGCTCCTGTGGCCTATTTTCTGGCACAATACACCAAATTCAATGCCCGCCGCAAACCCGAACTGCTGACACCTTTCACTTACAGCCTCACTCATTATGATGAGGCCGAACGGGTTGTTCAAGCTTATCAGCAGCTGGCCGACAGCGCCCAGCATGTATATGACCGGCTGGATAGCATGTATCGCGATGCTTATTACCAGTTGGTACTCTATCCCATCCTGGCCTGTGCCAATCTGAATGAGCTGTACGTAACGGTGGGTAAAAACCGCCTGTACGCCCTGCAGGGCAGAGCTATAACCAATTCCCTGGCCGACAAGGCTCATGCTTTGTATGAACGCGACAGCCTGTTGTCGTTTACCTACAACCATGTGATAGCGCATGGCAAATGGAATCACATGATGGATCAATCGCATATCGGTTACATTTACTGGCAGGAGCCGGGCAGAAACTTTATGCCCATCACGGCGACCTTGCAGCTCCCCGATCGGGCTGAAATGGGTGTGGATGTGGCTGGGGGCCCATCGTATGATCCGCACGATCAGCAAACCTTGTTTCAACTTCCCATCTGCTCGCCTTTTCAGACGGATACACCCTTGTACGTGGATATCTACAACAAAGGCCTGCAACCATTTCATGTGCAGCTCCATGCCACAGCCCCATGGATTCAGCTGTCTGCCACAAAAGCCGACATCACTTCGCAGCAACAGATCCAGGTTCGGGTGAACTGGCAACAGGCTCCCCAGGGCTGGGATACAAGCTGGATCCATATCCTGGCATCAACTCATCAGGCAGTACATATCCGCCTCATCACCTTCCATCCTGATACCGCTTTGCTGCAGCATCGGCAAGGTTTTATTGAAAGCAATGGTTATGTTTCCATAGAAGCGCCGCATGCCACGCGCATCGTGAATGATGCAGAAGTACACTGGATTGAAATTCCCAATCTGGGCCGTACATCCTCAGCTATGACCATCATGCCCGTAACGGCTAGTCCCGTATCTGCAGATGATGCGCATGCGCATCTGGAATACAATATGCTGCTCTTCGATACCGGAAAAGCAAAAGTTACCGTATATCTTTCACCCACCTTGCCCTTCCATAAAAAAGGCCTGAGATATGCTATAGCGTTTGATGATGATACCCCGCAAATCGTAAATATGAATGCCGATGACTCTGATCAAACCTGGGCAAAGCATGTGAGTGATAACATCAATATGCAGATAACTATCCATTATATCCACCAGCCGGGCTGGCATACGCTGAAATGCTGGGTTGTGGATCCTGGTGTGGTGTTGCAAAAAATAGTGGTTGATATGGGTGGTGAACAATCCAGTTATCTCGGTCCACCTGAAAGTTACAGATATCCATAA
- a CDS encoding transcriptional regulator, with the protein MLDSFISSQTRLKLLLRLFLNPASRAYLRGMAEEFHQSTNAIRVELNRFEEAGMLVSETRGNKRIYRANTAHPLYPDIRNILMKYVGLDQVLKEVIGRLGQLDRVYLTGDYAVGKDSGIIDLIFVGEMDKSYLIKLIDKAEKMIHRKIRFLSYDVEEWKKNHRALSDKEKFLLLWEKE; encoded by the coding sequence TTGTTAGATTCATTCATTTCATCGCAGACAAGGCTTAAGCTGTTGTTGCGCCTGTTTCTGAATCCCGCTTCCCGGGCTTATTTGCGGGGGATGGCCGAAGAATTTCACCAAAGTACCAATGCCATTCGGGTGGAGCTGAATCGGTTTGAGGAAGCAGGTATGCTGGTATCAGAAACACGTGGCAACAAAAGAATATATCGTGCCAATACGGCTCATCCGCTCTATCCTGATATTCGCAACATCCTGATGAAATATGTAGGGCTGGATCAGGTGTTGAAGGAAGTGATCGGGAGGCTGGGACAGCTGGACCGTGTGTATCTCACCGGCGATTATGCTGTGGGGAAAGATTCCGGTATCATTGATCTGATATTTGTGGGAGAAATGGATAAAAGCTATCTGATCAAACTGATTGATAAGGCAGAAAAAATGATTCATCGTAAAATTCGTTTTTTAAGTTATGATGTGGAAGAATGGAAGAAAAACCATCGTGCTCTTTCTGATAAGGAAAAATTTCTTTTGTTGTGGGAGAAAGAATGA